In the genome of Globicephala melas chromosome 3, mGloMel1.2, whole genome shotgun sequence, one region contains:
- the BST2 gene encoding bone marrow stromal antigen 2, producing MVDHLNESVLRCCKLPRCLCFLLLLVILMALLVPLVIFAVRANSKHCTDGLQAEQECQNRTRYVQHQLTQAQEVLQKMEVQAATCNQTVVTLRDSLKMEQAQVAELQGEVKILKQKLEDTLAEVQRLRRGSEASAENNSSSCSSVLFAVVVVVVLEALLI from the exons ATGGTTGACCACCTGAATGAGTCGGTGCTGCGCTGCTGCAAGCTGCCGCGGTGCCTGTGCTTCCTGCTgctcctggtgattctgatggCTCTACTTGTACCCTTGGTCATCTTCGCTGTCAGGGCCAACAGCAAGCACTGCACGGATGGCCTCCAAGCAGAGCAGGAGTGTCAGAACCGCACTCGGTACGTGCAGCACCAGCTAACCCAGGCCCAGGAAGTCTTACAGAAGATGGAGGTCCAGGCCGCCACCTGCAACCAGACGGTG GTGACCCTGAGGGATTCTCTGAAGATGGAGCAGGCACAGGTGGCAGAGCTTCAGG GAGAGGTCAAGATTTTGAAGCAGAAACTGGAGGACACTTTGGCGGAGGTGCAGCGACTAAG AAGAGGGAGTGAGGCCTCAGCTGAGAACAACTCTTCTAGCTGCTCCAGCGTCCTGTTCGCTGTGGTCGTGGTCGTGGTCCTCGAGGCTCTGCTGATCTGA
- the MVB12A gene encoding multivesicular body subunit 12A has translation MDPGSGADAAPLAGLAWSSALGPPPRGFSAISCTVEGAPASFGKTFGQKSGYFLCLNPLGSLENPQENVVVDIQVLVDKSPLPPGFFPVCDPLDSKASVSKKKRMCVKLVPLGVADTAVFDVRLSGKTKTVPGYLRASDLGHPASASKGGFPERTLSRLGSRASTLRRSDSLYEASNLYGISAMDGVPFTLHPRFEGKSCGPLAFSAFADLTIKSLADIEEEYNYGFVVEKTAAARLPPSVS, from the exons ATGGATCCGGGGTCCGGGGCCGACGCGGCCCCGTTGGCTGGTTTGGCCTGGTCGTCGGCCTTGGGGCCCCCGCCGCGGGGGTTCAGTGCG ATCTCCTGCACCGTGGAGGGGGCGCCCGCCAGCTTCGGCAAGACTTTCGGGCAGAAATCCGGCTACTTCCTGTGTCTCAATCCTTTGGGCAGCCTAGAG aaTCCACAGGAGAACGTGGTGGTCGATATCCAGGTCCTGGTGGACAAGAGCCCCCTTCCGCCGGGATTCTTCCCGGTCTGCGACCCCCTGGACTCCA AGGCCTCCGTGTCCAAGAAGAAACGCATGTGTGTGAAGCTGGTGCCCTTGGGGGTCGCGGACACAGCTGTCTTTGACGTCCGGCTGAGTGGGAAAACCAAGACGGTGCCTGGATACCTGCGA GCCTCTGACTTGGGTCATCCTGCCTCCGCCAGCAAGGGTGGCTTCCCGGAGCGGACGCTCTCGAGGCTGGGCTCTCGGGCGTCTACACTTCGGAGGAGCGACTCCCTCTACGAGGCCTCCAACCTCTACGGCATCTCAG CCATGGATGGGGTTCCCTTCACGCTGCACCCCCGATTCGAGGGCAAGAGCTGTGGTCCCCTG GCCTTCTCTGCCTTCGCTGATCTGACCATCAAGTCACTGGCGGACATTGAGGAGGAG tacAACTACGGCTTCGTGGTGGAGAAGACGGCAGCTGCCCGCCTGCCCCCTAGCGTCTCTTAG